CAGCCCTCAACAGCATTTCGTTATCAGAAAACTGATCTATGTCAAATCCAAATTCACTGAATGTTTCCTGATTTTCCAGAATAATACTTTTTTCAACTGCCGTCACTTCAATTTTTTGAGGTATAAGAAGCTGCTGGGAATCAAGTTTTTTACTATAAAATTTATCCTTCAGTTCCTCATACAGTATTCTTTCATGAATAATATGCTGGTCATAAATTTCCAGTTCATCATTTTTTCTTACAAGAATATACGTATCAAAAATTTGTCCCAGTATATTATAATCAAACTGTCTTCCCTCATGCTTTTCAAATGTTCCTACCTTGTATCCTTCACTTGATTTTTCTATATTAAAATTTGCATATCTTTCTTCTTTTTCTGCCTTTTGGAAATATTCTCCCCTTACTTCAGGTATAACTGAATCCTGCTTTTCATTTTCTTTTTCGTTATAAGATACTGAAAAATCTACATTTTCTTCATTTACAGACATTATTTCTTTAGAAGCCGCTTCTTTTTTGGCAACTTCCGGATTCACATCCTGACTTTCTTCCGCACTGTAATTTCTTTCTGTTTCAGTTTCCACCATGACATTTTCTTCTTTATTTGCATCACTATTTACAACATCAAAATTTCCGTCATGAGTTTCAAAACTGAAAAATTTCTGGCTGTCTGTTTTCACTATTTCATCAGAAAATAAATTGCTTATTTTTTCATCCTTATTTTCCACATTTATATTCTGCTTCAGAAGATCAATGTTAGGTTGCCAGTTTTCCCTGTCATTGTGATAGAAAAATTCATCTATCGAATCCTTCAGCTGTCTGTATATCGCCTTATCATTGGAAAATTTAACTATTTTCTTTGAAGGGTGTACATTTACATCTATTTCTGCAGGGTCTATATCAAAAAATATTATTGCAAAAGGATATTTCCCCTTCATCAGTTTTGTATAATATCCGTCTATTACAGCCCTTTCTATTGTTGCAGATTTTACATATCTTTTATTTATGTATGTAAATATATAATCCTTGCTGCTTCTCAATATTTCCACATTTCCCAAATATCCGTATTCGAACTTATTCAGATTTCTCAGGACAGATTTTCCAAACAGTTCAAGTATTGTGTTGTCTATTCCCCTACCGCTTGTATTTATAGTGGCTTTACCATCCAGTTCAAGTATAAATGCAACTTCAGTATTGGCAAGGGCTTCCTTCAGTACTATATCCCTTATTTTATTATATTCTGTCGATTCTTTCCGAAGAAATTTTTTTCTTGCAGGGGTATTATAAAATAAATCCCTTACTTCTATTTCTGTTCCCGGATTTCTTGAAATTTCCTCAAATTTCCTTACGACTCCTCCATAGCTTCCTATTCTATATCCTGTATTACTTGCAGCCGTCCTTGTGGTAATAGTCAATTTTGAGACTGCCGCTATTGACGCAAGGGCTTCTCCCCTGAATCCATAAGTCTGAAGGTTGAAAACATCATCCTTTGTGGAAATTTTTGAAGTGGCATGTCTTTCAATTGAAAGAAGGGTATCCTCCTTGTCCATTCCTATACCATTATCATTTATTTTTACTTCTGTTCCTCCCTTGAAAACCTCAATCTTAATAACTGTCGCCTTTGCATCAAGAGAATTTTCAATCATTTCCTTAATCATTGAGGCGGGATTTTCCACTACTTCCCCTGCCGCAATTATATTGGATACGCTTTCATCCAATATTTTTATATATCCCATTCCTATTCCTTTCAAAATTAAATTTGGTTCTGTTTTTTCTGATTCATTTTCACATTTTCAATACATTTTACCTTATTATTATCTATATTGCAATAATTCCAATTAACAATTCCGTCATATGCACAAATTTTCTTTTTTTATTTGACTTTACTTCTTAAAATTACTATAATGGCCTTAACAAGTAATTATAGAAAGGAGAAACACCTATTATTTTACATTTCTGTAACTTAATGTGTGACAATTTTATGAAGAGGAAAAATCATATTATTTTTTTTATTATTTTTATACTGATATTCTCATGTGGAAAAAATAAGGCAAAAGAAGAAAAGGAAAAAAACGATGTAAATATTGCAAGAGAAAACGAAAAACTGGAAGCGGAAAAATACAATGGCTATGTCCAGCTCTACAACCACCTTTTACAGATAGACGAATACACAGGATATTATTTTGAAGTGGCGGGAACTGATAAGAAAATGAAAAGACCCGAAGAAAAAATAAATATTCCTTCAATTGACCAGTCAATTATCGATGCAGCTAAGGAAAATATTGCAAAAGTACCTGAAATGAAAGAACTTGATAACGCTTCGAGGGAGCTGCTTCCAGTCCTGTCAGAAATGAAGACCTTGACTGATCAGATGACAGCTTACTATGGAGATGGGAATTATTTCAAAAATAAGACTTTACGGGAAGAAATGCATGTCAATTTTTTAGAGATAACTAAAAAATACCGTATTCTTTCAAAAAAATTTAAGGAAGCTTTTAGCAACCGTTCCAAAGAGCAGAAAAGAAAAATCGCTGAAAAAATTAAAAAAGAAGGAAAACTTATAGAATACGATTTAATGACATTTATAGATTCATGTGAAGAAATACTGGATGAAATCCAGAGGGAAAAAATATCTGCTGAAAATCTTACAGATGCAGACCTTGCTAAATTTAAGGAACTTGAAGCAAAAATGACTGCTTCCATGGATAAACTTAAAAATTCTGCTGAAAACCAGGAAATGTTAAAAAAGGAACACTATCATAGCAGTGATTTCACATCTTTTCTACTTTACACAGAAAGATTTAAGGAAGCTATGGCAAAATTCATAAGCAGGGTTGAAAATAAGGAAAAGTTAGATCCGAAACTTCTCCAGAATAATCCTTCCCTGAAAAATGAATCCGGAACCCCTGAAAATGTATTCCACGAATATAATGAACTGATAAAGGAATATAATAAAATTGCTAAATAGAAATAGATTTTTTAATATATCAGGTAAAAGTTTAGAAGGTAAGATAATAAAAAGAAAAATTTATAAAAAATATTACAATAATGTGGTACAATAAAATAAATTTTATGGAAATGAGGGCGATATATGAAGTTTGAAACAAAAGCAATACATGGACTGAAAGATACAGAGAAAGGAAATTGTGAATGGAACAATACCATTAATATGGCTTCCGCATATAAAACTAAAAGTTTTGGAGAACCTCAGGATTTCGAATATGGGAGAGTTTCCAACCCAACTAGAAGCGAACTTGAAAAATTAATGGCTATTCTGGAAAATGGAAAACATGGATATGCCTTTTCTTCAGGAATGGCGGCTATTACATCTGTATTCACAAGATTTAAGGCTGGAGATCACATAATACTTGGAACTGACATTTATGGAGGAACATACAGAATCACAACTGATATATTTGGGAAATTTAATCTTAAATATACATTTGTCGATGCTACAAATCTTGATGAAATAAAAAATGCCGTAAGACCTGAAACAGTGGCTATATTTATAGAAACACCTTCCAATCCGCTACTTGATATAACAGATATCAGAGGAGTTGTTAAAATAGCAAAGGAACATGGCCTTCTTACAATAGCAGATAACACGTTTCTTACTCCGTATTTACAGAGACCTCTTGAATTAGGGATTGACATAGTGGTTCACAGTGCTACAAAATTTTTGAGCGGACATCATGATATCATTGCGGGAATTGTAGTTGTTAATGATGATAAACTTGCAGAAGATGTATGGTTTGCACAGAAGGCAATAGGAGCTATCCTTCCGCCTTTTGACAGCTGGCTTTTAATGAGAAGTTTGAAAACTTTAAAGATAAGAGTGGATACAGCTCAAAATAACACTTTGAAGCTTCTGGAATTTTTCAGAAATCATCCGGCAGTGAAAAAAGTATATTCTCCTATTGAAGATGATAATAAAGGAAAAGAGATACATAAAACTCAGGCTTCAGGTATAGGGGCAGTATTCTCATTTATATTAAAGGATGAAAAAAAGGTAAAAACATTTTTTGAAAATATAAAAATAGCAACACTGGCTCCAAGTCTTGGAGGACCTGAAACTCTTGTAACACACCCAAGCACAGTAACTCACGCTGAAATGCCTGAAGAAGAAAAAAATGCAAGAGGAATAACTAATTCAATGGTCAGAATTGCAGTTGGACTTGAAAATATAGATGATTTAATTGAAGACTTTAAAAATGCCCTGGAAAAATAGGAAATTACTTTATAGGTAATTTCAAAAACATTTACTATAAAAATAAAACTGTAAAATATGCTTTCAGTATTTACTAAAAAATTGAAAATACTGGAAGCATATTTTTGTTTTGACCACAATTTATTTTAATTATCTTTCTTCTTATTATGCATATATAAATAAATCGCTGTACTGATAATTATAAATCCACCTATAAAACTGAATAAATCTGGAATTGTACTAAATAAAATATAATCCATCAACATACTTGTTATTATGATAACATAGTTATAAATTGAAACTTCTGATGCCGGTGCAAAAGTATAGGCATAAGTAAGTCCAAATTGACCTATTGCAGCAGAAATTCCTATTCCTCCTAAAAGGATTAAAAACTCGTTTAAAGTTGGCTTTACAAAATTCATCATCATAAGCGGGAAAGTGCAGACAACAGATAAAAGTGAAAAGTAGAGTACATTAATTTCCGACTTTACCTTTCCATTCAAATATCTAATTATCGTATAAGAGAATCCCGCAAGTACAGCTGAGGAAAGCCCTGCTAAACTTGGAATAATCTCTGGTGAAAAACTTGGTTTTATTACAAACACAACTGCCAGAAGCATTAAAATTATTCCTATAACCTGTTTTTTATCCACTCTTTCTTTCAAAAACATGCAGGCACAAATTGTTACAAATACAGGTGAAAGTTTATTTAGCATATTGGCTTCTGCCATAGTTAAATACTCCAGTGCATAAAAGTTTGCCACCATTCCAACAAACCCAAAAAATGATCTTCCAAAAACAAAGGGAATGTTTTCTTTTTCAACTTTTATAGATTCTTTCTGTTTAAACAAAATAAATGCAGAAAGCATAAGGCTCACTGAATTTCTAAAAAATACCTTCTCATAAGTGGGAATTCTTGGTAAATACTTTATTGCTATACCCATAAAAGTAAAACCTAATACGGATACCAGCATCCAAAATACTCCCTTAGTTTTATTACTAATCATCACTTTTAATCATCATCCTCATCATCAAAGCTAGGAAAAAGCCCATCTATAAAATCTTTAAAATTATCTGCTAAATATGTTATCTCGTAACCACCTTCCTGATCTATATGAACTACACAAGGTTCTCCTTCCGGTCCGCAATCTGAGTAATCAAGAAAAATCATATCATGTCCTCCACTTGAAGTTCCACAAATAGCAATTCCTATATTAGGATATTTCCATTTCTCTATCCAAAATTTAGACCCAAACTCTCCACAAAGTGAGTATCTTCTGGAAGAATCTACACCATATAAACCTATAGCATCAAAACTTCTACTGGCCCAATTTCTTTTAAAAGGTCCTTCAAAATTATTTTTTCTCAGTTCTCCTCCATTTTGAATTCTCATTAATGCCTTGTATGATTCCGGCAAACAATATCCCAATTCCTTTTCAACTTTTTCAAAATCTTCATCCGTTGCAGGTTTTCCTAAATATTCTCTTAAAGAAAATTCATCATGATACCATAAACCTTTCAGTACTTCTTCATCAAAACTTACATTTTGCATAGGTTTTTTATCTCTTTTTTCTCTTAACTCTTTTTGAAATTTATTTTTTTCTATCCTTCTAGGTGCCCAAACTTCAGCTCTTTTTATCCGGTCATCAACACTTTTAGGATAATATCTCCCTGATGTTTCATCAATCTCTTTTACTCCTTTTTCTTTAGCTTTTTTAAACCATTCAAGAGCTTCATCTTCTCTGTTGGAATTATATAGAGCCATTGCATAACGAATGCAAAATTCCCCACTTTCAGAATAGTCATTTCTTATACTATCTAAAATTTCTAAGGCTTCTTTATATTCATCCATATTGATAAAAGCCTGTGAAGAAAAACAGACCATATCATAATTTTTTTCATTTTTAAACTTCTTAATAGTTTCATTAATTTCTTGAAATTTTTCTTTTCTTATAAAATTACTTAGTTTCTCTATAAGTTCATTTTTTTCCATAAGACATACTCCTTTTTAGGATGTACTGACAAAAAAATTGTACAATTTAACTAATCAATAAGGACCGGCTTCTGCAAGAAAAAGTAGTTAATCCTTTTTATTTGCTATAACATTATACCTGTTTTCTTTAAATTTTGAAAGCTAATTATTTAAAAAACTGCACTTCCTACTCTATATACTAGATTTTGGGGACAATATATTTTTATTATTTCCTTTTTTATTTTTTTATTTTATCTTAGATTATTCTTATTGACAATAGCCGTTATTTATGGTAAATTAAGATATAATATCAATCAAAATTTCTTCTGAAAATTGATTTTTATTAGAAAAATTGATATAATAAAAGAAATTGAATAATAAATGAAGGGACACGAAATATATGAAAAAAATAGGAGTATTAATGGCATTGATGCTTGTCGTAATAGTTTTCTGCGGCAAGAAAAGTGAAATAGATAAAATTTTACCTACCGGGGGAAAAAAAGCTGCACAAACTAAGGAAATTATTCAGCAAAATTCAGATAGCTACAACAAAAATATTAAAATATACAACAGAATACTGGAACTTGACAAAGAACTTCTATATTACTTTGAAGACACAGGAACTGAAGAGACATTCAAAAAACCTGTACAGGAAATGACTGTCAACATTCCGTTAAATCAAGCTCTTATTGACAGAATAAAGGAAGTTGCAAAATCTAAAAAACCTACAGAACTTGATAAAAAAGCAGGTGAAATGATACCAGTTCTGGAAGAAATGCTTCCTGTTGTTACACAGATGAACGGTTATTATGCAGGAAAACTTTATCAGAAGGATAATTACAAAAAAGCACAGGAACTACATAGCAGAATATTAAAACTGACTGAAAAATACAACACTGTTGCACATGAATATGAAGAGGCTTTCCAGGCTAATGCAAGAGATGTAAGAGAAAATAAAATGCAGGATTTTGTTAAAAATAAGGAATTTACTTACTATAACCAGTTTATCTTTATTAGAAACAGTGAAGATTTTGTAAAGGAAATCAGCAGACAGAACCTTGATGCAAGTAACTTTACAGACGGAAATGCAAAAGAATTTAAAATTCTTCAGGAAAAAGTTAATAAATCTCTTGATGTTTTCAGAAAAACATTGAAAAATAATAAGCAGCTGAAAAAAGAAGGATTTGAAAAGGAAGATTTTGATCCATTTATAACAAAAGCTTCAGCATTTAAGAGAACTGTTGATGAATTTGTAAGAAAAATGGAGAAAAAGGAAAAAGCTTCCCATTCTGCTTCAACTGACAGCTACTATGCCCAGTCAGAAGAAGGAACTCCTGAGAACATACTTAAATCATACAATGAACTTGTTGCAGAACGTAATAAAATTTTAGAGAAAAAATCTAAGAAATAATAAAAAGAAATAATAAAAAGAAAAGGTTTCAGGTAACGAAAAGTTGCCTAAAACCTTTTTTTGTAAATTCTTCTAATTTTTTAATACTTCCAGATTTTGTTTTCTTTTATTTGACTCTACTCAAAAAATTTCTTTAATACATTACTTGTGGTGGAAAATACTGATAAACCCTTTTATCCTTTGATTTTACCTGCCTTTTAATACTTTCAAACTGAAATTTCTGCATTTCATTTATTTTTTCAGAATCAATTTCCTTTAAAAGATTTTCAGCTTCAGAAAACTCACCAAGTCTTCTATATGCTTCAGCCTTAATTAACAGTATTTCTATTTTTTCAGAATTATTTTCTTCAATATCAGAAAGAATCCTATCTGCATACACTAAAGCCTGTTGAAGATCCTTTGCAGTAGAAATTTTCTTTTCATTGTAAACATTTCCCAAATACATTTCAGGTTCATCCATGTAAAAAAGACTTATTGATTTCCAGAACTTTTTATCAGCTTTGGCAAAAAGGATATCTATTTCATTATTTTTATCCAGTTCACGATATAGTTCTGCCTGACGTAGCAATTGCTGTTTCTCAATTTCCTTTCCCCTTTTTCTGTCTTCTTTTATTTCCTTCTGTAAAAATTCAAGTGCTTTAGTTACAATCATCTTCTTTACATTTTCATCTTCTATTTCTTTTTTAAAAATATTGTATCTTGTACTAGAAAGTTCAGGATCCACAAGATTATAATAAAATTCTGCTGTCTTTCCAAAATCCTTTTTTGATGTTTTTTCCAGCAATTTATTCATTTTACTGTATTCTTCTGCTTCATAATATAAGTCTGCCAGATTCCACATTATTTCATTGTCTTCTTTAACAGCTTTTTCCAGATAACTTATCCCCTTCTGTAATGCATCCTTCTTTGCCTCTGTATTTTCTGAATAATAATGATATGAAGTAAAATAAGTTTTACCTATTTCTTTGTCGGAAATTCCTCCCAGAAGTTCATAAAATCTTGCCAGATAATAATATTTATTTGAATTTCTAGGTATTTCACGATATTCTTCACTGTTAATAATTTTTTCATATTTTTTAAGTTCCTCTTCAGTAAATTCATTCTTAAACATTACAAATTTATTTGTCGGACATTGAGGAACGTATGAATCTTTAAATTCTTCTCCCCCAATCGGACAAACCTTATGTGTTATCATCAATGGCACACCAAATATACTTAAACTTCCTAACAGAATTCCTCCTAAAATCATTCTATTTAATTTCAATTTTCTTTGCATTTTTTATCCTCCAAATCTCCAGTATAATTTATATGAATATATTTTATCAGATTTAGCTTAAAGGAAACTGAAAATTGGAGATATTCTTAATTGATACAATGAAATTAAGAAAGGAAAATAGATTATGGTAAGTATATTCTAGACAAAATGAAATTTAAAAAGAAAGGAGAGTACGAAGCTCTGGAACTTTTAAAGAAATACAATATATGGCTTAAACGATAATTTAAATAACATGATATTTTAATCATTTCTAAAAAATGCTCCTAAAAGCATACATACGCTAATAAATACCGAAGATATAAAAATTATTTTCCCGATAAATCCCAATCCTAAACAAATGACAAATAATATTGCCAAAAAAATAATCCAGGGAAATGCTGTGACTAAAGCAATAAGTAGACTAGGAATAGAAACAATTAAAATTATTAATATAGTTAATACCTTTGAAATTATTTCTTTTATTTTATTTTTTTCCATAATAACTCACCTCTTGTAATTATTATATCTCTTAAAAACTCCCCTAAGGGCATGAGGGTACTAATTAGTACAGTATCCTTTGAATCAGTAGGAAAGCTACCAAAACAAAAAACAGTATACGCATAGTATACTTCCTTATTATGATATTATGAGTCGTTGAAACTCGCAGAATCATTATAACAAAAAAGACTGGAAATTTCCAGCCTAATTTGCCAACGTTTTATTTATCTTATTATCAAAGTTACCCTTTAAGGGTCTACCTTAAGGTAATTTCATTATATCAGATTATCATATTTTATGCAAATCTGTTTTTCATCAAATTATATCAGTTAAATTTATCGTATTGTAACATATAATGATAATTTAATATATTCGCCCATTCAAAAAATGACTTCGGTTAATGGTAATAAAAAAATAGGCCCGATAAAAGCCTATTGATACCCCTAAGGGTTGAGGTCTGATGATTAAAATAAATTGTAACTGATTAAAATAAAAATCAGTACAACTATTACTTTAAGCATAGCAGTACCTCCTTATATTAGAGTTACAAGTTTTGTGAAACTTGCAAAATTATTATAGCAAAAAAGACTGGATTATTCCAGTCTCAATTGCCACAAATTTTATTTAACTCTAATATAAGTACCCTTTTTGGGTTTACCTTAAGGTAATTTTATTATATCAAAATATTGTATTTTATGCAAATCTATTTTAAAATACCTAACCAAAGTAGTAAAGGTAGTATAAATACAAAAAAGAGGATTGCAAGAGATGCTATTGCTCCTGGAAGAAGTAAAAAGAATTCATTTAAAAAATCAAAAAAATCCCAAAAAGCTTCTTTTCTATGTCTTTTGAGCATATCTTCTGCTTCTTTTTTAGTCATTTGAAATTCCTCCCTTGTCTTTTTTATATATTATATCAGATAAAAGGAAAATATGAAAACAGGAAGGTAAAACAGATTAGGCACAGGGTAAAACCTGTGTTTTTATATTTATTTTTTGATACATTTATGATACATGTAGATATGATTTTATTCAAATTTATTCAATTTATTTCCAATTTTATTGAATATCAGAAAATCACTTCATAGGCTTGAATATCCTAAAATACGGACAAAAAAAGAAACGGGCTGAAGATACCCGTTTCTTAAAAGGAGTTTATGAAGAAAAAAGTTTTTCACTTTTTCTATTGGTCAAGATAAGTATACAAAATTAATATTAGAAACTACTTTTCTGTATCTTTTTTTTCAATTTGAGGACATCAAGTCAATTTTTACAAATAAAAAACTAATACAAATATGTTAATATTTCTTGAGATAGATAAATATATTAAAGGTAGGGAAAATAAAAAATGAAAGGTAAGGTAAATATTAAAAAAACACTGTTAGTGTTATGTTTTTTTATAATTTCGGTTTTCACATTTGCAGAAGGTGAAAATTATTATGATTATCAGGCACTTCTGGTAGGAGATTCAAAAGGAAATATTTTTAAGAAAGACAATGTAAACGCAGTCAGGCCACTGGCTTCAGTGACAAAAGTAATGACATCTATGCTGACACTTGAAAAAATAAGAAGTGGTGCCATTTCAATGAATGACAAGGTCACTATTTCAGATACGGCATCTGTTATACCATACGGTATAAAGCTAGTTGCAGGTAAACAGTATACAGTGGAGGATTTATTAAAGGCTACCATCATAAGATCTTCAAACAATGCTGCATATGCACTTGCTGAATATGTTTCAGGTGGTGATGTTCCCAGCTTTGTAGATTCTATGAATAGTAAAGCGAAACAGCTTGGATTAAACTCACTAAGATTCTGTACTCCTCATGGTCTGCCACCTGGTGACACAGGAACATGTATGGATCAGGGAAATGCAAAAGATTTATACGGACTGGCACTAAAAGCTATTGAATACAAGGAATATTTAAATATTTCAAGAAATGCAACAGATTATATAGACGGTGGAGAAATACAATTAAAATCTACAAATGCCCTTTTAGGTAAAGTCGGAGGAGTTGACGGACTGAAGACAGGATATCATAAAGCTGCAGGTTCCAATATAATCCTTACTGCTCAAAGGGGAAATGACAGGGTTATTGTAGTAATTTTAGGTTCCAATAAGGCAAAAAATAGAAATGCCATAGGTGCTGAAGAAATAAATAATTATTTTGCCCTTGGCGGAAGACCGGAAGCTTCCAAAAAAGGAAAAGATGGAAATTTTTTTAAAAATCTATGGACAGGTTTAACAAAAAAATCTTCAAACGAACGTAAAAAAGATATGGGAAATGGTAAAACAAAAGTAATAGATAAAAATGAAGTTGTCAAAACTGTAAAAATAGGAAACGAAAAGTATAATCTGTATCCTGCTGAAGATATACTTGTTTCAGGGGAAACAGGAAATAAAAGAATAAATTATAAAGTAAAACTGAACAGTGATCTTTCAAGTAAAGATAGAGGAAAAATCGTAGGACAGTATTCTGCTGATGATGGAGTTAATGAATTTACAGGTTCCCTTATAATGAGATAACTGCTTTAGTTTTACATTAAGATTTTATAAATCAGGAAAGGAGTTGCAATATTTTTATATAATATTGCAGATGAAAAATGTCTATTGGTATTTTTGATTCAGGGGTTGGAGGATTAACTGTTTTAAAGGAAGTAAGAAAAGTCCTTCCAAATGAAAAAATCATTTATCTCGGGGATACTGCCAGAGTACCCTATGGAGAAAAAACACAAGATTTGATTATTAGATATTCCAAACAAATCGTAGATTTTTTAATAGAAAAGAAAGTCGATGCAATTGTAGTAGCTTGTAATACAGCTACTTCTCTTGCTTTAGATGAACTGAATAAAACATTTAAAACTCCCATCATAGGAGTTATAGAAGCAGGTGTAAGGACAGCTCTCTACACTACAAAAAATAATAAAATAGGAGTTATTGGTACAAAGGCTACCATCAATTCAAAAAAATATGAAACTGAAATAAAAAAAAGAAATCATGAAATAGAAGTATATTCAAAATCATGCCCTCTTTTTGTTCCTGCAATAGAAGAAGGAATAGTTAAAGGAAAGCTTATAAATCAAATGGTACAAATGTACCTTGATGACTTTAAGGATAAAATTGATTCCCTGATTTTGGGATGCACGCATTATCCTCTGCTGAAGGAAACTATTAGCAATATTTATCCTAATATTAAGATTGTCGATCCTGCAAAGGAAACTGCTCAGGACTTAAAAGAAATTCTTATAAAAAAGAATTTACTGAAAAATGATGCGGAAAAAGGACATGAAGTTGAATATTTTGTAACTGATGGCCAGGATAAATTCAAGGAAATAGGGATAATGTTCCTGAATGAAAATATTGATCATGTAAACCTTATAAAACTTTAAGCTTTACAAAAAAATGATTTTAAATAATAGAACGAAAGGAGAAGTGTAAATTTACACTTAGTTTACAATAATGTTTGAATATATTTTTGGGGAACTGACAATAAAAAAGATTGATTATGTAGCAATTGATATAAATGGACTGGCGTATAAAATATTTATTTCCTTGAAGACATTTGAAACACTTAAGGAAATAGGGGAAGACGAAAAACTTTTCATTCATACCCATGTCAAGGAAGATGATATTTCATTTTATGGATTTAAGACTGAAAATGAAAGGGAACTTTTTAGGGAATTGATAAAAATAAGCGGTGTAGGCCCTAAACTTACTCTTGCCATTTTATCCACCTACAATGTAAAAGATGTCATAAATATTGTACTTGATAATAATTCAAAGCTATTTACAAAAGTGCCGGGGCTTGGAGAAAAGAAGGCACAGAAGATAATACTGGATTTGAAGGACAAAGTTAAAAAGCTTAATATAATTGAAATTCAGAATGAAAATGAAAATATTTCAAATGGAAAAAATATTATTTCAGATACTTCAAACACAAAACTTCTTCTCATGAAGGAAGATATAAAACTGGCTCTGGAAAGTCTGGGATATGTTAATGCTGACGTTTCCAAATGGATAAAGGATGAAGAACTTGCAGATATAAATAATATTGGTGATGCTATTAAAACTATTTTACAAAAAATTCAGAATAAAAAATAATATATAATGTATTTTGGAGGTAAATTTCG
This Leptotrichia sp. oral taxon 215 str. W9775 DNA region includes the following protein-coding sequences:
- the mutL gene encoding DNA mismatch repair endonuclease MutL; this translates as MGYIKILDESVSNIIAAGEVVENPASMIKEMIENSLDAKATVIKIEVFKGGTEVKINDNGIGMDKEDTLLSIERHATSKISTKDDVFNLQTYGFRGEALASIAAVSKLTITTRTAASNTGYRIGSYGGVVRKFEEISRNPGTEIEVRDLFYNTPARKKFLRKESTEYNKIRDIVLKEALANTEVAFILELDGKATINTSGRGIDNTILELFGKSVLRNLNKFEYGYLGNVEILRSSKDYIFTYINKRYVKSATIERAVIDGYYTKLMKGKYPFAIIFFDIDPAEIDVNVHPSKKIVKFSNDKAIYRQLKDSIDEFFYHNDRENWQPNIDLLKQNINVENKDEKISNLFSDEIVKTDSQKFFSFETHDGNFDVVNSDANKEENVMVETETERNYSAEESQDVNPEVAKKEAASKEIMSVNEENVDFSVSYNEKENEKQDSVIPEVRGEYFQKAEKEERYANFNIEKSSEGYKVGTFEKHEGRQFDYNILGQIFDTYILVRKNDELEIYDQHIIHERILYEELKDKFYSKKLDSQQLLIPQKIEVTAVEKSIILENQETFSEFGFDIDQFSDNEMLLRAVPAFDFREDVKNVFHKLLEDLKDENEIKDLRENIIISMSCKGAVKAGQKLDMGEMQNMVRRLHEVGKYTCPHGRPIIVKLTKNDLDKMFGRKK
- a CDS encoding SMI1/KNR4 family protein, whose protein sequence is MEKNELIEKLSNFIRKEKFQEINETIKKFKNEKNYDMVCFSSQAFINMDEYKEALEILDSIRNDYSESGEFCIRYAMALYNSNREDEALEWFKKAKEKGVKEIDETSGRYYPKSVDDRIKRAEVWAPRRIEKNKFQKELREKRDKKPMQNVSFDEEVLKGLWYHDEFSLREYLGKPATDEDFEKVEKELGYCLPESYKALMRIQNGGELRKNNFEGPFKRNWASRSFDAIGLYGVDSSRRYSLCGEFGSKFWIEKWKYPNIGIAICGTSSGGHDMIFLDYSDCGPEGEPCVVHIDQEGGYEITYLADNFKDFIDGLFPSFDDEDDD
- a CDS encoding DUF3829 domain-containing protein, with translation MKRKNHIIFFIIFILIFSCGKNKAKEEKEKNDVNIARENEKLEAEKYNGYVQLYNHLLQIDEYTGYYFEVAGTDKKMKRPEEKINIPSIDQSIIDAAKENIAKVPEMKELDNASRELLPVLSEMKTLTDQMTAYYGDGNYFKNKTLREEMHVNFLEITKKYRILSKKFKEAFSNRSKEQKRKIAEKIKKEGKLIEYDLMTFIDSCEEILDEIQREKISAENLTDADLAKFKELEAKMTASMDKLKNSAENQEMLKKEHYHSSDFTSFLLYTERFKEAMAKFISRVENKEKLDPKLLQNNPSLKNESGTPENVFHEYNELIKEYNKIAK
- a CDS encoding DMT family transporter, coding for MMISNKTKGVFWMLVSVLGFTFMGIAIKYLPRIPTYEKVFFRNSVSLMLSAFILFKQKESIKVEKENIPFVFGRSFFGFVGMVANFYALEYLTMAEANMLNKLSPVFVTICACMFLKERVDKKQVIGIILMLLAVVFVIKPSFSPEIIPSLAGLSSAVLAGFSYTIIRYLNGKVKSEINVLYFSLLSVVCTFPLMMMNFVKPTLNEFLILLGGIGISAAIGQFGLTYAYTFAPASEVSIYNYVIIITSMLMDYILFSTIPDLFSFIGGFIIISTAIYLYMHNKKKDN
- a CDS encoding PLP-dependent aspartate aminotransferase family protein, whose product is MKFETKAIHGLKDTEKGNCEWNNTINMASAYKTKSFGEPQDFEYGRVSNPTRSELEKLMAILENGKHGYAFSSGMAAITSVFTRFKAGDHIILGTDIYGGTYRITTDIFGKFNLKYTFVDATNLDEIKNAVRPETVAIFIETPSNPLLDITDIRGVVKIAKEHGLLTIADNTFLTPYLQRPLELGIDIVVHSATKFLSGHHDIIAGIVVVNDDKLAEDVWFAQKAIGAILPPFDSWLLMRSLKTLKIRVDTAQNNTLKLLEFFRNHPAVKKVYSPIEDDNKGKEIHKTQASGIGAVFSFILKDEKKVKTFFENIKIATLAPSLGGPETLVTHPSTVTHAEMPEEEKNARGITNSMVRIAVGLENIDDLIEDFKNALEK